In Eubalaena glacialis isolate mEubGla1 chromosome 4, mEubGla1.1.hap2.+ XY, whole genome shotgun sequence, one DNA window encodes the following:
- the TIFAB gene encoding TRAF-interacting protein with FHA domain-containing protein B, translating to MERPLTVLRVSLYHPTPGPATFANVPPQLEHDTSPLLVGRGLDAHLRLQLPRLSRQHLSLEPYLEKGSARLAFNLKALSRKGCVWVNGLTLRFLEQVPLSTVNSVAFSGMQMVVHIEGGTSLEAFVCCFQLSPSPLIYRLQAEETDEWEIIPQEQPPSGSGQQAQGHLGFLDSPSQPSPGGSSEIQLQREPPDSALC from the coding sequence ATGGAGAGGCCCCTCACGGTCCTGCGGGTGAGCCTGTACCACCCCACGCCAGGCCCTGCCACCTTCGCCAATGTCCCTCCGCAGCTAGAGCACGACACCAGCCCACTGCTGGTGGGCCGGGGCCTGGATGCCCACCTCCGGCTGCAGCTCCCTCGCCTCTCCCGCCAGCACTTGTCACTGGAACCCTACCTGGAGAAGGGCAGTGCCCGGCTGGCCTTCAACTTGAAGGCTCTGAGCCGCAAGGGCTGCGTGTGGGTCAACGGGCTGACGCTGAGGTTCCTGGAGCAGGTGCCCCTGAGCACCGTCAACAGTGTCGCCTTCTCTGGCATGCAGATGGTGGTCCACATCGAGGGAGGCACCTCCCTGGAGGCCTTTGTCTGCTGCTTCCAACTCAGCCCCTCGCCCCTGATTTACAGGCTCCAGGCTGAGGAGACCGACGAATGGGAAATCATCCCCCAGGAGCAGCCTCCCTCAGGTTCAGGGCAGCAGGCTCAGGGTCACCTGGGGTTTCTCGACAGCccttcccagcccagccctggaggATCATCAGAAATACAGCTCCAGAGGGAGCCCCCAGACAGT